In Pseudoduganella albidiflava, a single window of DNA contains:
- a CDS encoding glycosyltransferase family 2 protein → MSRVLVSILNWNGAAQTLDCVSDLLRQQLPAGVTADILVIDNGSAPADAQALAHGLAGLPVALRRESVNHGFAGGHNLAVDRALDDGHDFLWLVNSDAVMGSVTVLAQLLALMAADDRCGAASPLLAILDQPEKVYFCGNFHDWSRLDTHRASNVDDARSKACRLQAQQWVPGTAMLLRTQALRAAGKLDERMFAYYEDDELCARLAAHGWHSAVAYDARVLHAMPRRETDRPAYYFYLMARNYLIFWHGSTPAAHRRRLGLKLLDRALYDVNRLYYRGFPEQARAALLGVDDFLRRRYGRPALDRHAGLRLRVLRALLWVPHLRVLRRLDRTA, encoded by the coding sequence GTGAGCCGGGTCCTCGTCAGCATCCTGAACTGGAATGGCGCGGCGCAAACCCTCGATTGCGTGAGCGATCTGCTGCGCCAGCAACTGCCTGCCGGTGTCACAGCCGACATTCTTGTCATCGATAACGGCTCGGCCCCGGCCGACGCGCAGGCGCTGGCACACGGCCTGGCCGGCTTGCCCGTCGCGTTGCGTCGCGAGTCCGTCAACCACGGATTCGCGGGTGGACACAACCTGGCGGTCGACCGCGCCCTGGACGACGGCCATGACTTCCTATGGCTGGTCAACAGCGACGCGGTGATGGGCAGCGTCACCGTGCTGGCGCAACTGCTGGCATTGATGGCGGCGGACGATCGATGCGGCGCCGCTTCGCCGCTGCTGGCGATCCTCGACCAGCCCGAGAAAGTCTACTTTTGCGGTAATTTCCACGACTGGTCGCGGCTCGATACCCACCGCGCCAGCAATGTCGACGATGCACGCAGCAAGGCCTGCCGGCTACAGGCCCAGCAGTGGGTACCCGGCACCGCGATGTTGCTGCGAACGCAGGCACTGCGCGCGGCCGGCAAGCTCGACGAGCGCATGTTCGCTTACTACGAAGACGACGAACTGTGTGCCCGGCTGGCCGCACACGGCTGGCATAGCGCGGTGGCGTACGACGCGCGCGTGCTGCACGCGATGCCGCGGCGTGAAACCGACCGCCCGGCGTACTACTTTTACCTGATGGCCCGCAATTACCTGATTTTCTGGCACGGCAGCACGCCGGCGGCGCATCGGCGCCGTCTCGGGCTGAAGCTGCTCGACCGCGCGCTGTACGACGTGAACCGCCTGTACTACCGGGGCTTTCCCGAGCAGGCGCGGGCAGCATTGCTCGGTGTGGACGACTTCCTGCGCCGCCGATACGGCCGGCCGGCACTCGACCGTCATGCGGGGCTTCGCCTGCGCGTGTTGCGTGCCCTGTTGTGGGTGCCTCATCTGCGTGTACTGCGCCGGCTCGACCGCACTGCGTGA
- a CDS encoding glycosyltransferase family 2 protein, translated as MQRGRTVKIAVVIPYYQRRPGILARALRAVAVQTVDAQLDVIVVDDGSPVPARDEVAQLSAGERSHVRIVEQKNGGPAAARNAALDHVTPDTELVAFLDSDDTWEPDHLASALRALSAGYDFYFADFYQLNQTISAFERAGRIEPARHALLPGERHLHVYQADMQSQILGGNVIGTSTVVYRFRSFRTLRFREEFVYAGEDYLFWLDLSRMTDRIAFSSAREVVYRDGVNVFAGSGWGTEKSLIRLHYEMKYKKAIARLYPLTERQVKENREAVQALRRGFVADVLHRVAHRKPFLDVMWKQLRIDARSVLCFIPLAIGLMLRRERNA; from the coding sequence ATGCAGCGAGGCCGCACCGTGAAGATCGCCGTTGTCATTCCGTATTACCAGCGCCGGCCGGGCATCCTGGCGCGGGCGTTGCGCGCAGTGGCGGTCCAGACGGTCGATGCGCAGCTGGACGTGATCGTCGTCGATGACGGTTCGCCGGTGCCGGCGCGCGATGAAGTGGCACAGTTATCGGCCGGAGAACGGTCGCACGTGCGGATCGTGGAGCAGAAGAACGGCGGTCCGGCGGCAGCCCGCAACGCGGCGCTCGATCACGTCACGCCCGATACCGAACTGGTCGCCTTCCTCGATTCCGACGATACCTGGGAGCCGGATCATCTGGCCAGCGCACTGCGTGCGCTGAGCGCCGGCTACGATTTCTACTTTGCCGACTTTTACCAGTTGAACCAGACAATCAGCGCATTCGAACGCGCCGGACGCATCGAACCGGCCCGCCACGCCCTGCTGCCGGGCGAGCGCCATCTTCACGTGTACCAGGCCGACATGCAGTCGCAGATCCTGGGCGGCAACGTGATCGGCACGTCGACCGTCGTGTACCGCTTCCGCTCGTTCCGCACCTTGCGCTTTCGCGAGGAATTCGTGTATGCCGGCGAGGATTACCTGTTCTGGCTCGACCTGTCGCGCATGACGGACCGCATCGCGTTCTCGTCCGCCCGCGAAGTGGTGTATCGGGATGGCGTCAATGTGTTCGCCGGATCCGGTTGGGGAACGGAAAAATCGTTGATCCGCCTGCACTACGAAATGAAATACAAGAAGGCCATCGCTCGCCTGTATCCGCTCACCGAGCGCCAGGTGAAGGAAAACCGCGAAGCGGTGCAGGCGCTGCGGCGCGGCTTCGTGGCGGATGTGCTGCATCGCGTGGCGCACCGCAAGCCGTTCCTCGACGTGATGTGGAAGCAGTTGCGGATCGACGCGCGCAGCGTGTTGTGTTTCATTCCGCTTGCGATCGGGCTGATGCTGCGGCGGGAGCGCAACGCGTGA
- a CDS encoding carboxylate--amine ligase, with translation MTAKPHMPAVVLGIDTPIGLAIVRSLGRRGVPVYGVARSVAAPGLSSRYLCEGMLRAEDAAGTLDQLEQLAQRLGTACLFAISEGDIALLNRHRDRLAGYRLMFPDARRMETVLDKQKTYAAADKAGVPVPRTVQPATFAEAQAAAPALRYPVVLKWAEPNEAGIVLRRAGLVLDKTRYCHDGSELLDYLRQFEPVGRYPMIQEYCAGHGLGQFFLMHEGRAHCVFQHRRLHEWPPEGGVSTLCESVSLEHHAALRERSLALLRELDWEGIAMVEYRYDPERDEAALMEINGRFWGSLPLACHAGADFPWLAYSLLGVGAAQPQPRYRAGLRCRFMIPETKRLARLLFQPGAVADRKLVFSRGGELAGYLRDFLRPSTRYYLFTWSDPAPFLRDLWHVVRRTG, from the coding sequence GTGACGGCCAAACCTCACATGCCAGCCGTGGTGCTGGGTATCGATACGCCCATCGGACTGGCCATCGTGCGCAGCCTGGGCCGGCGCGGCGTACCGGTCTATGGCGTGGCACGCAGCGTTGCCGCGCCTGGGCTGTCGTCACGCTATCTGTGCGAAGGCATGCTGCGCGCGGAAGATGCGGCGGGCACGCTCGACCAGCTGGAGCAGCTGGCGCAGCGGCTAGGCACCGCGTGCCTGTTCGCGATCTCGGAAGGCGACATCGCATTGCTGAACCGGCACCGCGATCGCCTGGCCGGCTACCGGCTGATGTTCCCGGACGCAAGGCGGATGGAGACCGTGCTGGACAAGCAGAAGACCTATGCCGCGGCCGACAAGGCTGGTGTGCCGGTTCCTCGCACGGTACAGCCGGCCACCTTCGCGGAAGCGCAAGCCGCGGCACCGGCGCTGCGCTATCCCGTCGTGCTGAAATGGGCCGAGCCGAACGAAGCCGGCATCGTGTTGCGCCGTGCGGGGCTGGTACTGGACAAGACCCGCTATTGCCATGACGGCAGCGAATTGCTGGACTACCTGCGGCAATTCGAGCCGGTCGGCCGCTATCCGATGATCCAGGAATACTGCGCAGGCCATGGCCTGGGGCAGTTTTTCCTGATGCATGAGGGCCGGGCCCACTGTGTGTTCCAGCATCGCCGGCTGCATGAATGGCCGCCGGAAGGGGGCGTGTCGACGCTGTGCGAATCGGTGTCGCTCGAGCACCATGCGGCGTTGCGGGAACGCTCGCTGGCGCTGCTGCGGGAACTCGACTGGGAAGGCATCGCAATGGTCGAGTACCGCTACGACCCCGAGCGCGATGAAGCGGCGCTCATGGAGATCAACGGCCGTTTCTGGGGCAGCCTGCCGCTGGCCTGCCATGCCGGCGCCGACTTTCCCTGGCTGGCCTACAGCCTGCTGGGTGTCGGCGCGGCGCAGCCACAGCCCCGTTACCGTGCCGGCCTGCGCTGCCGTTTCATGATTCCGGAAACGAAGCGCCTGGCGCGCCTGCTGTTCCAGCCCGGCGCAGTGGCGGACCGCAAGCTGGTGTTCTCGCGCGGCGGCGAACTGGCCGGGTACCTGCGCGACTTCCTGCGTCCGTCCACGCGCTATTACCTGTTCACCTGGTCGGATCCGGCCCCATTCCTGCGCGACCTGTGGCACGTGGTCCGTCGCACCGGCTGA
- a CDS encoding acyltransferase family protein, whose translation MSREFSLYLDALRFLAALMVVVYHMNMRWLSTEILPLSGHGHAAVMVFFVLSGYVISTIHAKRENTPAEYWASRLSRFYSLAIPVVLATPLLDLAGAALRPDIYQGWTTHGLAPVRIATSLAWLNEVWTISIMSFSNTPYWSLCYEMWYYIMFAVCVFTAGRTRVLLLAGCALVVGPKILLLAPVWAMGVVVHRWRLLQRTSFATGLALFLGSIVAFGLFQHYRLTDLGSAWMRSLVGETWHHQLTFSRFALTDYLLGMIVAAHFVGARAVAPMLLGRILVPLERPIRWLAGYTFSLYLMHQPLLLFFGAAIGGDPAGYLYFFEVLGAILVTVWLAGSITEGRRHLLRARLLARLQSLQGSRWLAARGAP comes from the coding sequence ATGAGCCGCGAATTCTCGCTTTACCTCGACGCCTTGCGCTTCCTGGCGGCGTTGATGGTGGTCGTCTACCACATGAACATGCGCTGGCTCAGCACCGAGATCCTGCCACTGTCCGGTCATGGGCACGCCGCGGTGATGGTGTTCTTCGTGCTTTCCGGCTACGTGATCTCGACCATTCACGCCAAGCGGGAAAATACCCCGGCCGAATACTGGGCCAGCCGCCTGTCGCGCTTTTACTCACTGGCCATTCCCGTGGTCCTGGCGACGCCATTGCTGGATCTTGCCGGTGCGGCACTGCGTCCGGACATCTACCAGGGCTGGACCACCCATGGCCTCGCGCCCGTTCGCATCGCCACCAGCCTGGCATGGCTGAACGAAGTGTGGACGATCTCCATCATGTCGTTCTCGAACACGCCCTACTGGTCGCTGTGCTATGAGATGTGGTACTACATCATGTTCGCGGTCTGCGTATTCACCGCCGGCCGCACGCGGGTGTTGTTGCTGGCCGGTTGCGCACTGGTGGTGGGGCCGAAGATTCTCCTGCTGGCGCCGGTGTGGGCCATGGGCGTCGTGGTGCATCGCTGGCGGCTGCTGCAGCGCACGTCCTTCGCCACCGGCCTGGCGTTGTTCCTTGGCTCGATCGTTGCATTCGGCCTGTTCCAGCATTACCGGCTGACCGACCTGGGCAGTGCCTGGATGCGCAGCCTGGTCGGCGAAACCTGGCATCATCAGTTGACGTTTTCCCGTTTCGCGCTGACCGATTACCTGCTGGGCATGATCGTGGCCGCCCACTTCGTCGGCGCCCGCGCTGTCGCACCGATGCTGCTGGGCCGCATCCTGGTGCCGCTGGAGCGGCCGATCCGCTGGCTGGCTGGCTACACGTTCTCGCTCTACCTGATGCACCAGCCGCTGCTGCTGTTCTTTGGCGCGGCGATCGGCGGCGACCCGGCCGGCTACCTGTATTTCTTCGAAGTGCTGGGCGCCATTCTCGTCACCGTGTGGCTGGCGGGTTCCATCACCGAGGGGCGCCGGCACCTGTTGCGCGCGCGGCTGCTGGCACGGTTGCAATCCCTGCAGGGATCACGCTGGCTTGCCGCGCGAGGCGCCCCGTGA
- a CDS encoding arsenate reductase/protein-tyrosine-phosphatase family protein, giving the protein MIAALRHRIDARFGTWRGLVRLLLAHAERTAGRLRPFDLHDPQAVRRVVFVCLGNICRSAYAEQVARAEGLHTASLGLSTTTGVGSPEPALAAAARQRMPMDAHRARDWQDFTVQPGDLLLVMEVRQAHELTRRLGGRRDVQVALLGNWCTPPFPHLHDPFTLSDAYFDTCFTRVRQAVGRLANDVPNARAAPAQKRG; this is encoded by the coding sequence ATGATCGCCGCCCTTCGCCACCGCATCGATGCGCGCTTCGGCACGTGGCGCGGCCTGGTGCGGCTGCTGCTGGCGCACGCCGAGCGCACCGCCGGCCGCCTGCGGCCGTTCGACTTGCATGATCCGCAGGCGGTGCGCCGCGTGGTGTTCGTCTGCCTGGGCAATATCTGCCGCAGCGCGTATGCCGAGCAGGTCGCGCGCGCCGAAGGGTTGCACACGGCATCGCTGGGTCTGTCGACCACGACCGGCGTTGGCTCGCCGGAGCCGGCGCTGGCGGCCGCCGCGCGCCAGCGCATGCCGATGGATGCGCATCGCGCGCGCGACTGGCAGGATTTCACCGTGCAGCCGGGTGACCTGCTGCTGGTCATGGAAGTGCGGCAGGCGCACGAGCTGACGCGCAGGCTGGGCGGCCGGCGCGACGTGCAGGTGGCACTGCTCGGCAACTGGTGCACGCCACCGTTCCCGCACCTGCATGATCCATTCACACTGTCCGACGCGTATTTCGATACCTGCTTCACCCGTGTCCGCCAGGCTGTTGGCCGGCTGGCGAACGACGTTCCGAATGCACGCGCCGCGCCGGCGCAAAAGAGGGGCTAG
- a CDS encoding polysaccharide deacetylase family protein — MRTRVCISIDTEFSIGGAFTSPDRQPVAEPMVWCEVGGRSQGLGFLLDQFERHRIPATFFVEAAHRYYFKDQDPMGGIVRRIAAGGHEVQLHTHPCWAVFQHEDWRERVRREPLQDEFFGRAEEDTVHLLRQGQQTFASWGLPAPTVFRPGNMQHDDAMFAAMARCGIPYSSCVGLAVFDSNDPRYRLYSGAHRRHGVLEMPVLTFQDWRLGGRRHLKTLTIAGTSFAETKLLLERAHEQQVPLVVLLTHPFEYVQRRDDQMRTARGNALHQDRLARLCRYLDGNRDRFLPTGMGEAGSALQAAPDERNVLLHGSGWRSICRLAEQAVNDRYGSWALARQGAPA; from the coding sequence ATGCGCACCCGGGTCTGCATCTCGATCGACACCGAATTTTCCATCGGCGGCGCGTTCACCAGCCCGGACAGGCAACCCGTCGCGGAACCGATGGTCTGGTGCGAGGTCGGCGGCCGCTCGCAGGGCCTGGGTTTCCTGCTCGACCAGTTCGAACGGCACCGGATCCCCGCCACGTTCTTCGTCGAAGCGGCGCATCGTTACTATTTCAAGGACCAGGACCCGATGGGCGGCATCGTTCGCCGCATCGCCGCCGGCGGACATGAAGTGCAGTTGCACACGCATCCCTGCTGGGCCGTGTTCCAGCACGAAGACTGGCGCGAGCGGGTGCGGCGCGAACCGCTGCAGGACGAGTTCTTCGGCCGCGCCGAGGAAGACACGGTGCACCTGCTGCGCCAGGGCCAGCAGACGTTTGCTTCCTGGGGCTTGCCGGCACCGACGGTTTTCCGGCCGGGGAACATGCAGCACGACGATGCGATGTTCGCCGCGATGGCCCGCTGCGGCATCCCGTACAGTTCCTGCGTGGGCCTCGCGGTATTCGACAGCAACGATCCCCGTTATCGCCTGTACAGCGGTGCGCACCGCCGCCACGGCGTGCTGGAGATGCCGGTACTCACATTCCAGGATTGGCGGCTCGGTGGCCGCCGCCACCTGAAGACGCTGACGATCGCCGGGACCAGCTTTGCCGAGACGAAGCTCTTGCTGGAGCGCGCCCATGAACAGCAGGTTCCCCTGGTCGTGCTGCTGACCCATCCGTTCGAATACGTGCAGCGGCGCGATGACCAGATGCGCACTGCGCGCGGCAATGCGCTGCACCAGGACCGCCTGGCGCGCCTGTGCCGCTACCTGGACGGCAACCGCGACCGTTTCCTGCCCACCGGCATGGGCGAGGCGGGCAGTGCCTTGCAGGCGGCTCCGGATGAACGCAATGTACTGTTGCACGGCAGCGGGTGGCGCAGCATTTGCCGGCTCGCCGAGCAGGCCGTGAACGACCGCTACGGCAGCTGGGCGCTGGCGCGACAGGGAGCGCCCGCATGA
- a CDS encoding asparagine synthetase B family protein, which yields MSGICGWIGHGAQDRELIGRMAVPLARFDGGAVHQAEGSRSAAAVAGAGDVHRQEGLLIALWGHPVLRDAALAEQASVRGTAAVLAAQRHLGAEKLCALLGGPFALCILDEHAGEAILAIDRLGVHPLTWQLAGEALLFASSADALVRHPLARAGIDPQGIYNYVYFHMVPAPGTVYRDQQRLLPGHYLHYRQGRVETRPYWKMTFHEDGKRSFEDLKADFLAQLKNGVREASAGAKVGAFLSGGTDSSTIAGMLCDVGGVPADTYSIGFAAQGYDEMEYARIASRHFGTKHHEYYVTPDDVVAAIPSVAAVCDQPFGNASAVPAFYCAQMARKDGVTRMLGGDGGDELFGGNERYAKQHVFARYEQVPSLFRKALLEPAIFNFPGGDRVTLLRKARSYIEQASVAMPARLETYNLLGRYGARQVFTDDFLAGTDTSQPLAGLAQTYGASEAKSLINRMLALDLKITLADNDLPKVMKACELAGVEVAFPFLNDAMVAFSAGLTPQQKLNGTQLRWFFKEALKGFLPPEIITKQKHGFGLPFGVWLQEHKALQELASDSLTDLKSRGIVRGDFIEQLTGTHLREHAGYHGTMVWVLMMLEQWFRQRPGS from the coding sequence ATGAGCGGTATTTGCGGATGGATCGGCCACGGTGCGCAAGACCGTGAGCTGATCGGCAGGATGGCCGTGCCACTGGCGCGGTTCGACGGCGGCGCCGTGCACCAGGCCGAGGGTAGCCGCTCCGCCGCGGCCGTGGCGGGCGCCGGCGATGTCCATCGCCAGGAGGGCTTGCTGATCGCATTGTGGGGCCATCCGGTGCTGCGCGATGCGGCGCTGGCCGAGCAGGCCAGCGTGCGCGGCACGGCGGCGGTGCTGGCCGCGCAACGCCACCTGGGCGCGGAAAAACTGTGTGCATTGCTGGGCGGGCCATTCGCGCTGTGCATCCTCGACGAACACGCCGGCGAGGCGATCCTGGCGATCGATCGCCTGGGCGTGCATCCACTGACCTGGCAGCTGGCTGGCGAGGCGCTGCTGTTCGCTTCGTCGGCGGACGCACTGGTCCGCCATCCGCTGGCACGCGCCGGCATCGATCCGCAGGGTATCTACAACTACGTGTACTTCCACATGGTGCCGGCGCCGGGCACCGTGTACCGGGACCAGCAGCGCCTGCTGCCAGGCCATTACCTGCATTACCGCCAGGGCCGCGTGGAAACCCGTCCGTACTGGAAGATGACGTTCCACGAAGATGGCAAGCGCTCCTTCGAAGACTTGAAGGCGGACTTCCTCGCGCAGCTGAAGAACGGCGTGCGCGAAGCGTCCGCCGGGGCGAAGGTGGGGGCATTCCTGTCCGGAGGAACCGACAGTTCGACCATCGCCGGCATGCTGTGCGACGTCGGGGGCGTGCCGGCCGACACGTATTCGATCGGCTTCGCCGCGCAGGGCTACGACGAGATGGAATATGCGCGCATCGCGTCGCGCCATTTCGGCACGAAACACCATGAATACTATGTGACGCCCGATGACGTGGTGGCGGCGATCCCCAGCGTGGCCGCCGTCTGCGACCAGCCGTTCGGCAACGCTTCGGCGGTGCCGGCTTTCTACTGCGCACAGATGGCACGCAAGGATGGCGTGACGCGCATGCTGGGCGGCGACGGCGGCGATGAACTCTTCGGCGGCAACGAACGCTACGCCAAGCAGCACGTGTTCGCCCGCTACGAGCAGGTGCCGTCGCTGTTTCGCAAGGCGCTGCTGGAACCCGCCATCTTCAACTTCCCGGGCGGCGACCGGGTCACCCTGCTGCGCAAGGCGCGCAGCTATATCGAACAAGCCTCGGTGGCGATGCCGGCCCGGCTGGAAACCTACAACCTGCTGGGCCGCTACGGCGCGCGGCAGGTATTCACCGACGACTTCCTGGCCGGCACCGACACCAGCCAGCCGCTGGCCGGCCTGGCGCAAACCTACGGCGCCAGCGAGGCGAAAAGCCTGATCAACCGGATGCTGGCGCTGGACCTGAAGATCACGCTGGCGGACAACGACCTGCCGAAAGTCATGAAAGCTTGCGAGCTGGCCGGCGTGGAAGTGGCGTTCCCGTTCCTGAACGACGCAATGGTCGCCTTTTCCGCCGGCCTGACACCGCAGCAAAAGCTGAACGGCACCCAGCTGCGCTGGTTCTTCAAGGAGGCCCTGAAAGGCTTCCTTCCACCGGAAATCATCACCAAGCAAAAGCATGGCTTCGGACTGCCGTTCGGCGTCTGGCTGCAGGAGCACAAGGCCTTGCAGGAGCTGGCGTCCGACAGCTTGACCGACCTGAAATCGCGCGGCATCGTGCGCGGCGACTTCATCGAGCAACTGACCGGCACGCACTTGCGTGAACACGCCGGATACCACGGCACCATGGTGTGGGTGCTGATGATGCTGGAGCAGTGGTTCCGCCAGCGCCCGGGGAGCTGA